The Fusarium keratoplasticum isolate Fu6.1 chromosome 8, whole genome shotgun sequence genome includes a region encoding these proteins:
- a CDS encoding Helo-like-N domain-containing protein translates to MEPVSLAFGVVSLGMQLVQTAAAIRERIDAYKSAAKELSILSDKLDDIEAICYSLEAAFGCYEQAPKPWDAMLLKKLHRIMSDCRDKVSRLYDIINKITSSQSNRHIPLNTTGARFLQHRSTIRKCNDELDQSLTSLHLHMTTNILVMNLRPLPQTCNSFSLNVATTTQVETNMKNSVDSAVIKYRKSRARQNVQTQTWNLSYSSLCRLERTKVRKVKQSKSSPATVQEETSFLIGSPLLGLYVKLSLQRGSLSPLSVSLRFPHIFTFASDSWFLTDIARAFRMDSVGKLRHIFDQYSITPSTSLAFVDSTSNKTDTLLGLAISNKATRIHDFLIDRCPSLCHERRHLPIGYGMLYGPSTANSSLDDTCARASAYIDMRGDALEPSEFYALLQGWSSPTHMGFLVDTCKQLFPGEWEPFNRYLWNHIFRSFEKVCDHSILTTQEVDRDVMVGLAGLTRQVISDGLDIHCNMTFHELSVHGLKSALQSLVDYGGRKTLFYCHQWVEMLHQAGVDVDIYLEREIQAISAAWDSHFEDEAYIRELKVEEYMGRNLPTWVMSFAATDAPELFSEFPHLVSWNSFGYIIPGKKTPGDIYHMPDEPKPHQGWKQVLQVSGGVVRPPLERWSLNWHRPPRPLDEEGRKMVEGLAYACDLMESRFERKRLKKLRKAGYMREFAPLRFKERIPGTWVE, encoded by the exons ATGGAGCCCGTTTCTTTGGCTTTCGGTGTCGTCTCTCTGGGTATGCAGCTTGTCCAGACAGCTGCTGCCATCAGGGAACGCATCGATGCCTACAAGTCAGCGGCCAAAGAGCTATCAATCCTATCTGACAAGCTGGACGACATCGAAGCCATATGCTACTCTCTTGAAGCAGCCTTCGGTTGCTATGAGCAGGCACCCAAACCCTGGGACGCCATGCTACTAAAGAAGCTGCATCGCATCATGAGTGACTGCCGCGACAAGGTTTCACGGCTATACGATATCATCAACAAGATTACGTCGTCTCAATCAAATAGGCACATACCACTAAACACCACGGGGGCACGTTTTCTTCAGCACAGGAGTACAATACGGAAATGCAATGACGAGCTGGATCAGTCCCTCACCTCCCTCCACTTGCACATGACGACCAATATCCT AGTTATGAATCTGCGACCACTACCACAAACCTGCAACTCATTCAGTCTGAATGTTGCCACGACCACACAAGTTGAAACCAACATGAAGAACAGTGTCGACTCAGCAGTCATAAAGTACCGAAAGAGTCGAGCAAGGCAAAACGTACAAACTCAGACGTGGAACTTGTCATATTCCTCATTATGCCGTCTCGAAAGGACAAAAGTACGAAAGGTGAAGCAATCCAAGTCTTCCCCCGCTACAGTTCAAGAAGAGACCTCGTTCCTCATCGGTTCGCCGCTTCTGGGGCTATACGTAAAGCTCTCACTCCAACGTGGATCGCTTAGTCCTTTATCCGTTTCACTGCGGTTTCCCCATATATTCACCTTCGCCTCCGACTCGTGGTTCTTGACGGATATTGCGAGGGCTTTTAGAATGGACAGCGTTGGAAAGTTACGGCATATCTTTGATCAATACTCCATCACCCCTTCTACGAGCTTGGCTTTCGTAGATTCAACGTCAAACAAAACTGACACATTACTGGGG TTAGCCATTTCGAACAAGGCAACCCGCATTCACGACTTCCTAATCGATCGGTGTCCCAGCTTATGCCATGAACG GCGACACCTCCCCATCGGCTATGGCATGCTTTACGGACCCTCCACAGCCAATAGTAGCCTTGATGATACTTGTGCGCGTGCGAGCGCTTACATCGACATGCGAGGTGACGCCCTTGAACCTAGCGAGTTCTATGCTCTACTTCAGGGCTGGTCGTCTCCGACGCACATGGGTTTCCTCGTCGACACTTGCAAGCAGCTTTTCCCAGGAGAATGGGAGCCCTTTAACAGATATCTCTGGAACCATATATTCCGTTCTTTTGAGAAAGTATGCGACCACTCAATCCTTACCACCCAGGAGGTCGACAGGGATGTAATGGTCGGATTGGCAGGTCTTACGCGACAAGTAATTTCTGATGGGTTGGATATCCACTGCAACATGACATTCCATGAGCTGTCAGTCCATGGACTGAAATCTGCTCTACAAAGCTTGGTCGACTACGGCGGGAGAAAGACTCTCTTCTATTGCCATCAGTGGGTTGAGATGTTGCACCAAGCTGGCGTTGATGTTGATATCTACCTCGAGAGAGAGATACAGGCTATAAGTGCGGCCTGGGACTCCCATTTTGAGGACGAGGCTTACATCCGAGAGTTGAAAGTCGAGGAGTACATGGGCAGAAACCTTCCCACTTGGGTCATGTCATTTGCTGCCACAGATGCTCCTGAGTTGTTCTCAGAATTCCCTCACCTCGTCTCATGGAATTCCTTTGGGTACATCATTCCAGGCAAGAAGACTCCGGGAGACATTTACCACATGCCAGATGAGCCCAAGCCACATCAGGGTTGGAAGCAAGTCTTGCAGGTATCTGGCGGAGTTGTTCGTCCACCTCTCGAGCGGTGGTCGCTTAACTGGCACCGACCCCCAAGGCCTTTGGATGAAGAAGGCAGGAAAATGGTCGAGGGGCTTGCATATGCATGCGACTTGATGGAAAGCCGGTTCGAGCGAAAGAGACTGAAGAAGTTGCGCAAGGCTGGATACATGAGGGAATTTGCTCCGTTGAGGTTTAAAGAAAGGATCCCTGGAACGTGGGTGGAATAG
- a CDS encoding TauD domain-containing protein: protein MTVDLTPFDVPGARIYHGNALPCGLQVQGDAPPVAESANALRELAESEKLQELLDRHGAVLIRGFGHASAKTFSDLVCAAEEARGYHPFEQIGLAGKRTQVAKNIWTANEGSPLTRFYQHNEYSRYTRFPSNIHFYCAKKAPKGGASPIAHSANVYEKVKAEIPELVEEVNKRGLGMKMVFRAPGKESKVNSFNWAGKFSFGQELAPGDDEATTRAKVEKQVRRLTDDFKWNEDGSLELTQHIPGLRRSPSSGRPVWFNGLVGRHGITRDIGALDPPYIGRDGMTYLPCVYGDDTPIPRKYLDKLIDVIDKEEIHVVLEEGDILFVDNFQVSHGREPWEGDRQILVSMWEGPTSIGVY from the exons ATGACGGTTGATTTGACACCTTTCGATGTTCCCGGTGCCCGGATATACCATGGCAACGCCCTGCCATGTGGCCTCCAGGTCCAAGGCGATGCTCCCCCCGTCGCCGAGTCTGCCAATGCCCTACGCGAGCTTGCAGAGTCTGAGAAGTTGCAGGAGCTTTTGGATCGTCACGGTGCGGTATTGATCCGTGGCTTTGGACATGCGTCGGCCAAGACTTTTTCGGATCTTGTTTGcgctgccgaggaggcgaGGGGATATCATCCATTTGAGCAGATTGGTTTGGCTGGAAAGAGAACTCAGGTCGCCAAGAATATTTGGACTGCGAATGAGGGGTCTCCCTTGACTCGATTCTACCAGCACAATGAG TATTCACGATACACACGATTCCCTTCCAACATTCACTTCTACTGCGCAAAAAAGGCACCAAAGG GAGGCGCCTCCCCCATAGCCCACAGCGCCAACGTCTAcgaaaaggtcaaggccgagatcccAGAGCTGGTGGAAGAGGTCAACAAGCGCGGCCTAGGAATGAAGATGGTGTTCCGGGCACCGGGAAAGGAGAGCAAGGTCAACTCGTTCAACTGGGCGGGCAAGTTTAGCTTTGGACAGGAGCTCGCGCcgggtgatgatgaggcgacgacgagggccAAGGTGGAGAAGCAGGTTCGAAGGCTGACGGATGATTTCAAGTGGAATGAGGATGGGAGTCTTGAGCTGACGCAGCATATCCCTG GCCTTCGAAGGTCGCCTTCGAGTGGCAGACCAGTATGGTTCAATGGACTTGTCGGAAGACACGGTATTACTAGAGATATTGGCGCCCTGGATCCGCCCTACATTGGACGAGACGGCATGACTT ACCTACCCTGCGTCTACGGCGATGACACACCAATTCCCCGAAAGTACCTCGACAAGCTGATCGATGTCAttgacaaagaagagatCCACGTTGTTCTCGAAGAAGGCGATATTCTCTTTGTCGACAACTTTCAGGTCTCTCACGGGAGGGAGCCCTGGGAGGGAGATAGACAGATCTTGGTGTCCATGTGGGAAGGGCCAACTTCGATTGGAGTTTACTAG